From the Lathyrus oleraceus cultivar Zhongwan6 chromosome 4, CAAS_Psat_ZW6_1.0, whole genome shotgun sequence genome, one window contains:
- the LOC127075778 gene encoding sm-like protein LSM7, with the protein MSGRKETVLDLAKFVDKGVQVKLTGGRQVTGTLKGYDQLLNLVLDEAVEFLRDPDDPLKTTDQTRSLGLIVCRGTAVMLVSPTDGTDEIANPFIEADGA; encoded by the exons ATG TCTGGAAGGAAGGAAACTGTTCTGGACTTGGCGAAATTCGTTGATAAAGGAGTCCAAGTCAAGCTTACTGGTGGTAGACAAG TGacaggtactctaaaaggatACGACCAGTTACTTAACCTTGTCCTGGATGAAGCTGTTGAGTTTCTGAGAG ATCCTGATGATCCTCTGAAAACTACAGATCAGACAAGAAGTCTTGGCTTAATT GTTTGCAGGGGAACTGCTGTGATGCTTGTGTCCCCAACTGATGGTACAGATGAGATTGCAAACCCCTTTATTGAGGCAGATGGGGCCTAG